The proteins below are encoded in one region of Oryzias melastigma strain HK-1 linkage group LG9, ASM292280v2, whole genome shotgun sequence:
- the ccnh gene encoding cyclin-H: MYHNSSQRKYWIFKNEAELDQKRCSANEAFRNKVIESGKAGVNESMFLKRNEEDVLFRHYERRLLDFCCAFKPPMPKSVVGTALTYFRRFYLNNSVMEYHPRIIMLTCAYLSCKVDEFNVSSTQFVGNLLQETPAGQERVLEQILEYELLLIQQLNFHLVVHNPYRPLEGLLIDLKTRYPALENPESLRKSADDFLTQAVMTDAGLLCSPSQIALTAILNSASRAGLSMESYLNECLGLKEDKDSLSKMFELMRRTKTLLKKYELPKPEEVNIYKQKLERIHAEFSSSSNKRKRGYEEDDHVAKEARLEEEEWTDEDLL; encoded by the exons ATGTATCACAACAGCTCTCAAAGAAAGTACTGGATTTTCAAAAATGAGGCTGAACTTGACCAGAAAAGATGCAGTGCGAATGAGGCATTTCGTAATAAAGTTATAGAAAGTGGAAAG gcGGGTGTGAATGAGTCCATGTTCTTGAAACGTAATGAAGAAGACGTCTTATTCCGCCACTATGAGAGGAGACTCCTGGACTTCTGCTGCGCCTTTAAACCACCAATGCCCAAGTCTGTTGTG GGCACAGCCCTCACGTACTTCAGGAGATTCTACCTGAACAACTCTGTTATGGAGTACCACCCTAGGATCATCAT GCTGACGTGTGCTTACCTGTCCTGTAAAGTGGATGAATTCAACGTGTCCAGCACCCAGTTTGTGGGCAACCTCCTGCAAGAGACCCCCGCCGGACAAGAACGGGTTCTTGAGCAAATCCTGGAGTATGAACTGCTGTTAATCCAGCAACTCAATTTTCATCTGGTGGTTCACAACCCCTACAGACCGCTGGAGGGTTTGCTCATCGACCTTAAG acTCGGTACCCTGCACTGGAGAACCCAGAGTCGCTGAGGAAAAGTGCCGATGACTTTCTGACGCAGGCGGTCATGACGGATGCCGGGCTGCTGTGTTCCCCCTCCCAGATCGCTCTGACAGCTATTCTGAATAGTGCGTCCAGAGCTGGTCTCAGCATGGAAAG CTACCTGAATGAGTGCTTGGGACTGAAAGAAGATAAAGATTCCCTCTCAAAGATGTTCGAGTTAATGCGGC GAACAAAAACCCTCCTCAAGAAGTATGAGCTCCCCAAACCAGAGGAGGTGAACATCTACAAACAGAAGCTGGAGAGGATTCATGCAGAGTTTAGCAGTTCAAGCAA TAAACGAAAGAGAGGATATGAAGAAGACGACCATGTAGCTAAAGAGGCACGACTAGAAGAAGAG GAATGGACTGATGAAGATCTCTTATGA